A genomic segment from uncultured Marinifilum sp. encodes:
- a CDS encoding HAMP domain-containing sensor histidine kinase: protein MKSKLFQRLFAIMVLVLTMLIFSQLIWLQQQMEQEKQAFKVKLENSLQSILNFHALQGYSTPDPKKPHTATITIEETTKEIDKGNTHHTYEISTKNYTANFSLFKALENAYTDISLERKKIQLSIVDSLFRHNFTGLNFIESYSMQLSENGKTIDKVQINEDITLKQVQKNISITIPLGTKEIYVFTANFRLKTIPFLRMMLISISISGIAVILVVIFMIWLLLKFKQKANQLQWREQAVSGIVHDLKSPISFTYTFLDYLASKEQSAPMQKQLNNASTNIAKLSSKIELILTLFRGKKKTIAMEHKAYPLAQKCNEILSELNVIYQEKQAKCTINIPKNLNIEVDPLYFEMALHNLLDNAFKYSNTPAKIDITTKNDKNELFIYIKDSGNGISKSKQRKIFQEFYRSSNNTKGHGIGLSFSRQIVKAHKGKIKLKSKIGEGSTFCIVLPLKQCTTA, encoded by the coding sequence ATGAAAAGTAAATTATTTCAAAGGCTATTTGCAATAATGGTATTGGTACTTACAATGCTTATTTTTTCCCAGCTTATTTGGCTGCAGCAACAAATGGAACAGGAAAAACAAGCTTTTAAAGTAAAACTGGAAAATAGTTTGCAAAGCATATTAAACTTTCATGCCCTGCAAGGATATAGTACTCCCGATCCTAAAAAACCACACACAGCCACAATTACTATTGAAGAAACAACAAAAGAAATAGATAAAGGCAATACACATCATACGTATGAAATTAGCACTAAAAATTACACTGCAAATTTTTCTTTATTTAAGGCTCTTGAAAATGCATATACAGATATTAGCCTGGAAAGAAAAAAAATACAGTTAAGTATTGTAGACTCATTGTTTCGACACAATTTTACAGGACTGAACTTTATAGAAAGTTACAGCATGCAGCTTTCCGAGAATGGAAAAACAATAGATAAAGTGCAGATTAATGAAGATATCACATTAAAACAGGTACAAAAAAATATCTCTATAACAATTCCATTGGGAACAAAAGAGATTTATGTTTTTACTGCCAATTTCAGACTAAAAACCATACCCTTTTTACGCATGATGTTAATCTCTATCAGTATTTCAGGTATAGCCGTTATTCTTGTGGTTATTTTTATGATTTGGTTGCTACTTAAATTTAAACAAAAAGCAAATCAGCTGCAATGGCGCGAGCAGGCCGTAAGTGGAATTGTACACGATTTAAAATCTCCCATATCGTTCACCTATACTTTTTTGGATTATCTGGCCAGTAAAGAGCAATCGGCACCAATGCAAAAGCAATTAAATAATGCCAGCACCAACATTGCTAAACTAAGCAGCAAAATAGAGCTAATTTTAACCTTGTTTCGTGGTAAAAAGAAAACAATAGCTATGGAGCACAAAGCTTATCCTCTTGCTCAAAAATGTAATGAAATATTATCTGAATTGAATGTTATCTATCAGGAAAAACAGGCTAAATGCACTATAAATATTCCTAAAAATCTAAACATAGAAGTAGATCCTTTGTATTTTGAAATGGCATTACATAACCTACTCGACAATGCCTTTAAATATTCTAATACACCTGCAAAAATAGACATTACAACAAAAAATGATAAAAATGAACTATTTATTTATATCAAAGATTCAGGTAATGGTATTTCCAAAAGCAAACAAAGAAAAATTTTTCAGGAATTCTATCGTTCCAGTAATAATACAAAAGGACATGGCATTGGTTTATCGTTTAGCCGCCAAATTGTAAAAGCCCACAAGGGAAAAATTAAATTGAAAAGTAAGATTGGGGAAGGCAGTACTTTTTGTATTGTTTTACCCTTAAAGCAGTGTACAACAGCTTAA
- a CDS encoding response regulator — translation MKVLFVDDDINLGNFISNVLETDYNYSVHFQNTILGIIHIIEDFAPDIVILDVEIGEKNGIDTGKNIIANYPQIPILFVSSHTEEEMITRGIDVGGNAYIPTHFYTNSDLLYQTFYYSKAI, via the coding sequence ATGAAGGTACTATTTGTAGATGACGATATTAATTTAGGCAATTTCATAAGTAATGTATTGGAAACAGATTACAATTATAGTGTACATTTCCAGAATACAATACTTGGAATTATACATATTATTGAAGATTTCGCTCCTGATATTGTTATTTTAGATGTAGAAATTGGGGAAAAGAATGGCATTGATACAGGAAAGAATATCATTGCTAATTATCCACAAATACCAATACTGTTTGTATCCTCACATACCGAAGAAGAAATGATTACAAGAGGAATAGATGTAGGAGGTAATGCTTATATCCCAACCCATTTCTATACCAATTCTGATCTCTTATATCAAACGTTTTACTACTCAAAAGCAATCTAA
- a CDS encoding DUF3467 domain-containing protein, whose amino-acid sequence MSDQKKSNQIDIQLKEEVAQGTYSNLAVITHSSSEFVVDFVRVMPGLPKADVKSRIILTPEHAKRLMLALQDNIKKFEAMNGPIKNVDPNQGPQGPVIPMGFGPTGQA is encoded by the coding sequence ATGAGTGATCAAAAAAAATCCAATCAAATTGATATACAGTTAAAAGAAGAAGTGGCTCAGGGAACCTATTCTAACCTTGCGGTGATTACACATTCTTCTTCGGAGTTTGTAGTCGATTTTGTGAGAGTAATGCCTGGCCTACCTAAAGCAGATGTGAAATCGAGAATTATTTTAACACCAGAACATGCTAAAAGACTCATGTTAGCTTTACAGGATAATATTAAAAAGTTCGAAGCTATGAATGGCCCCATTAAAAATGTAGATCCCAATCAGGGACCACAAGGACCAGTAATTCCAATGGGTTTTGGACCAACAGGGCAAGCATAA
- the rpoC gene encoding DNA-directed RNA polymerase subunit beta', which translates to MAFRRDKQVKSSFTKISISLASPEEILERSSGEVLKPETINYRTYKPERDGLFCERIFGPVKDYECHCGKYKRIRYRGIVCDRCGVEVTEKKVRRERMGHIQLVVPVAHIWYFKSLPNKIGYLLGLPTKKLDSIIYYERYVVINAGIKSADGIKYLDFLTEEEYLDILDELPAENQYLDDDDPNKFIAQMGADALYSLLGRLDLDSLSYDLRHKANTETSQQRKNEALKRLQVVEAFRDSQGINRPEWMIVKVVPVIPPELRPLVPLDGGRFATSDLNDLYRRVIIRNNRLKRLIEIKAPEVILRNEKRMLQESVDSLFDNSRKSNAVKTENNRPLKSLSDSLKGKQGRFRQNLLGKRVDYSARSVIVVGPDLQMHECGLPKDMAAELYKPFVIRKLIERGIVKTVKSAKKIVDRKDPVVWDILENVLKGHPVLLNRAPTLHRLGIQAFQPKLIEGKAIRLHPLACTGFNADFDGDQMAVHLPLGNEAVLEAQMLMLCSHNILNPANGAPVTVPSQDMVLGLYYITKPRKGAKGEGLTFYSAEEAMIAFNEKAVSLHAKIKVKVKDLNENDELVDTILETTIGRIILNQFTPKKAGFLNQLITKKALRDIIGYVFKKCGVDACAQFLDDIKDLGYRKAFEGGLSFNLADVKVPVEKESLVADGYAQVEEVLNNYNMGFITNNERYNQIIDIWTHVNANLTQTLMTQLASDNDGFNSVYMMLDSGARGSREQIRQLGGMRGLMAKPQKSGATGGQIIENPILSNFKEGLSVLEYFISTHGARKGLADTALKTADAGYLTRRLVDVAQDVIINEQDCGTLRGLTATAIKNQEEVVASLYERILGRTTVHNVYDPISGDLIVEAGVEITEEIAERIENSPIERVEIRSVLTCESKQGVCAKCYGRNLATGKAVQKGEAVGVIAAQSIGEPGTQLTLRTFHVGGTAGNVSAENSVESKYDGYAEFEELRTVEHSSEEGDKYDVVIGRLAELRIIDKNTNITLTTHTIPYGSKLYIKDGQDVKKGDLICEWDPYNAMIVTEFSGKVTFENLIEGVTYKEESDEATGFAEKVIVESKDKTKNPSVKILNSSGEILKSYNLPVGAHISVSEGEMVTSGESVVKIPRALGKAGDITGGLPRVTELFEARNPSNPAVVSEIDGEVTFGKIKRGNREIVVTTKAGDVKKYLVPLSKQILVQENDYVRAGTPLSEGATTPADILSIKGPTKVQEYIVNEVQDVYRMQGVKINDKHFEIIVRQMMRKVVIADPGDTKFLEKQIIDKMVFMRENDEIFGKKVVVDAGDSDELKAGQIVTARKLRDVNSILKRRDMKLVEAREAISATSTQILQGITRAALQTKSFISAASFQETTKVLNEAAISGKTDLLEGLKENVICGHLIPAGTGLREYKDVVVGAKEEYEKLLETKSDF; encoded by the coding sequence ATGGCATTCAGAAGAGATAAACAAGTAAAGAGTAGTTTTACAAAAATCTCTATCAGTCTTGCTTCTCCAGAAGAGATTTTAGAAAGATCCAGCGGTGAAGTTTTAAAGCCTGAAACCATCAATTATCGTACTTATAAGCCGGAACGTGACGGATTATTCTGTGAAAGAATTTTCGGTCCTGTTAAAGATTATGAGTGTCATTGTGGTAAGTACAAGCGTATCCGTTATCGTGGTATTGTTTGTGACCGATGTGGAGTAGAAGTAACCGAGAAAAAGGTTAGACGTGAACGTATGGGACACATCCAATTGGTTGTACCTGTAGCACACATTTGGTATTTTAAATCTTTACCTAATAAAATCGGTTATCTTTTGGGATTACCAACCAAAAAGCTTGATTCTATCATTTATTACGAAAGATATGTAGTAATTAATGCTGGTATTAAATCTGCTGATGGTATAAAATACTTAGATTTCTTAACCGAGGAAGAATATCTTGATATTCTTGATGAACTTCCTGCTGAGAATCAGTATTTGGATGATGACGATCCAAACAAGTTTATTGCACAAATGGGTGCAGATGCTTTGTACAGTTTGCTAGGTCGTTTAGATCTTGATTCATTATCATACGATTTGCGTCATAAAGCAAACACAGAAACTTCACAGCAGCGTAAGAATGAAGCATTAAAGCGACTTCAAGTAGTCGAGGCTTTCCGTGATTCGCAAGGTATTAATCGTCCGGAATGGATGATTGTTAAAGTTGTTCCTGTAATTCCACCAGAATTGCGTCCATTGGTACCATTGGATGGTGGTCGTTTTGCAACTTCTGATTTGAATGATTTGTATCGAAGAGTAATTATTCGTAACAATCGTTTAAAAAGACTAATTGAAATCAAAGCACCGGAAGTAATTTTACGTAACGAAAAACGTATGCTTCAGGAATCTGTTGATTCATTATTTGATAACTCACGTAAATCAAACGCAGTTAAGACAGAAAATAATCGTCCATTAAAATCCCTTTCTGATTCATTGAAAGGTAAGCAAGGTCGTTTCCGTCAAAACTTGTTGGGTAAGCGTGTTGACTATTCTGCACGTTCGGTTATTGTTGTAGGTCCAGACTTGCAAATGCACGAATGTGGTTTACCTAAAGATATGGCAGCAGAGCTTTACAAGCCTTTTGTAATCCGTAAATTGATTGAGAGAGGTATTGTTAAGACAGTAAAATCGGCAAAGAAAATTGTTGATCGTAAAGATCCTGTTGTTTGGGATATTTTGGAAAATGTACTGAAAGGACATCCGGTTCTTCTTAACCGTGCTCCAACTCTTCACCGTCTAGGTATTCAGGCATTCCAGCCAAAATTGATCGAAGGTAAAGCTATTCGTTTGCATCCATTGGCATGTACTGGTTTCAATGCCGATTTCGATGGTGATCAGATGGCTGTTCACTTGCCACTTGGTAACGAAGCAGTATTAGAGGCTCAAATGTTAATGTTGTGTTCTCACAATATTTTGAATCCTGCTAATGGTGCTCCGGTAACTGTTCCTTCTCAGGATATGGTATTGGGATTATATTATATTACTAAACCAAGAAAAGGTGCAAAAGGAGAAGGTTTAACTTTTTATTCAGCAGAAGAGGCAATGATTGCTTTTAATGAAAAAGCAGTAAGTCTTCATGCTAAAATTAAGGTTAAAGTAAAAGATTTGAATGAAAACGACGAATTAGTAGATACTATTTTAGAAACTACTATTGGACGTATTATTTTAAATCAATTTACTCCTAAAAAAGCAGGTTTCTTAAATCAGTTGATTACTAAGAAAGCGCTTCGTGACATTATTGGATACGTATTCAAAAAATGTGGAGTAGATGCTTGTGCGCAATTCCTTGATGATATTAAAGACTTAGGATACCGTAAGGCATTTGAAGGTGGACTTTCGTTTAACCTTGCCGATGTAAAGGTTCCTGTTGAAAAAGAATCATTAGTAGCTGATGGTTATGCTCAGGTGGAAGAAGTGTTGAATAATTACAACATGGGTTTCATTACCAATAATGAGCGTTATAATCAGATTATTGATATCTGGACGCATGTAAATGCGAATTTAACACAAACATTGATGACTCAGTTGGCCTCTGATAATGATGGTTTCAACTCAGTGTATATGATGCTTGATTCTGGAGCCCGTGGTTCCCGAGAGCAGATTCGTCAGTTAGGTGGTATGCGTGGTTTGATGGCTAAGCCTCAAAAATCAGGTGCTACTGGTGGACAGATTATTGAAAATCCAATTCTTTCGAACTTTAAAGAAGGGCTATCGGTACTAGAGTACTTTATCTCTACTCACGGTGCTCGTAAAGGTTTGGCAGATACGGCATTGAAAACTGCAGATGCGGGTTATTTAACTCGTCGTTTGGTTGATGTTGCTCAGGATGTGATTATTAATGAGCAAGATTGCGGAACCTTAAGAGGTTTAACTGCTACTGCCATTAAAAATCAGGAAGAAGTTGTTGCTTCTCTTTACGAACGTATATTAGGTAGGACAACAGTTCACAATGTATATGATCCTATTTCAGGTGATCTTATCGTTGAAGCAGGTGTTGAGATTACAGAAGAAATTGCTGAAAGAATTGAGAATTCTCCAATTGAGAGAGTAGAAATTCGTTCCGTATTGACATGTGAATCGAAACAAGGTGTTTGTGCCAAATGTTATGGTCGTAATCTGGCAACAGGTAAGGCTGTTCAAAAAGGTGAAGCAGTTGGTGTTATTGCAGCTCAGTCTATTGGTGAGCCAGGTACACAGCTTACACTTCGTACTTTCCACGTAGGGGGTACCGCGGGTAACGTTTCTGCCGAAAACTCTGTAGAGTCTAAATACGATGGTTATGCTGAATTCGAAGAATTAAGAACTGTTGAACATTCTTCTGAAGAAGGAGATAAGTACGACGTTGTTATTGGTCGATTGGCAGAATTACGTATTATCGATAAAAATACAAACATTACATTGACTACTCATACAATTCCTTATGGATCTAAATTGTATATTAAAGATGGTCAGGATGTTAAGAAAGGTGATCTTATTTGTGAATGGGATCCATATAATGCAATGATCGTTACAGAATTTTCTGGTAAGGTTACTTTCGAGAATTTAATTGAAGGTGTTACTTATAAGGAAGAATCGGATGAAGCGACAGGTTTTGCTGAAAAAGTAATTGTTGAATCTAAGGATAAAACGAAAAACCCAAGTGTTAAGATTTTAAATTCTTCAGGAGAAATTCTAAAATCTTACAACTTACCAGTTGGTGCGCATATTTCTGTGTCAGAAGGTGAGATGGTTACTTCGGGTGAATCGGTAGTTAAAATTCCTAGGGCTCTTGGTAAAGCAGGTGATATTACAGGGGGTCTTCCTCGTGTTACCGAATTATTCGAGGCTCGTAACCCATCTAATCCTGCAGTTGTTTCTGAGATTGATGGTGAGGTTACTTTTGGTAAGATTAAGCGTGGTAATCGTGAGATCGTTGTTACTACAAAAGCAGGAGATGTTAAGAAGTACCTTGTACCTCTTTCAAAACAGATTCTTGTTCAGGAAAATGACTACGTAAGAGCAGGAACACCTTTATCAGAAGGAGCTACTACACCAGCAGATATTTTATCTATTAAAGGACCTACAAAAGTTCAGGAATATATCGTGAACGAGGTACAGGATGTATATCGTATGCAAGGTGTGAAGATTAACGATAAACACTTTGAGATTATCGTTCGTCAGATGATGCGTAAAGTAGTTATTGCTGATCCGGGTGATACTAAATTCTTAGAAAAACAGATTATCGACAAGATGGTTTTCATGCGCGAGAATGATGAAATTTTCGGTAAGAAAGTTGTTGTTGATGCTGGTGATTCTGATGAATTGAAAGCCGGACAGATTGTTACAGCAAGAAAGCTTAGAGATGTTAATTCAATCTTAAAGCGTAGAGATATGAAATTAGTAGAAGCGCGTGAGGCAATTTCTGCAACATCTACCCAGATTTTGCAAGGTATTACTAGAGCAGCTCTTCAAACTAAGAGTTTTATCTCAGCTGCATCGTTCCAGGAAACTACCAAAGTATTGAATGAAGCTGCTATTAGTGGCAAAACAGACTTATTGGAAGGTTTGAAAGAGAACGTTATTTGTGGACACTTAATTCCTGCAGGTACAGGTTTAAGAGAATACAAAGATGTTGTTGTTGGAGCTAAAGAAGAATACGAAAAACTTCTTGAAACCAAATCAGATTTCTAA